A window from Salvia miltiorrhiza cultivar Shanhuang (shh) chromosome 2, IMPLAD_Smil_shh, whole genome shotgun sequence encodes these proteins:
- the LOC131013120 gene encoding transcription factor MYB114-like, protein MVASTSIKEKQRPSKKRGPWTAEEDQKITAAVAVHGAKQWATIAASSGLSRGAKSCRVRWMNYLRPNIMSDQEEDLIIRLHKLLGNRWSLIAARLPGRTDNEIKNYWKHHLSKKRLEKGVVVAGISSDQHKGTSVSSKSVEISVSEAKIDDFFDFSNEHPSTLEWVTKFLEFGDT, encoded by the exons atggTAGCCTCAACTTCGATCAAAGAGAAGCAGCGGCCGTCCAAGAAGAGAGGGCCGTGGACGGCGGAGGAGGACCAGAAAATCACGGCCGCTGTCGCTGTCCACGGCGCCAAGCAGTGGGCCACCATTGCTGCTAGTTCAG GTTTATCGCGTGGTGCTAAGAGCTGCAGGGTGAGATGGATGAATTATCTGAGGCCAAACATCATGTCTGATCAAGAAGAGGACTTGATCATCAGGCTGCATAAACTCCTCGGAAACAG GTGGTCGCTGATAGCAGCTAGGTTACCTGGTCGAACAGACAATGAGATCAAGAATTATTGGAAGCATCATTTGAGCAAGAAGAGATTGGAGAAAGGGGTAGTGGTTGCAGGGATTTCGAGTGATCAACACAAGGGAACAAGTGTCAGTAGCAAATCTGTGGAGATCTCAGTCTCAGAAGCCAAGATTGAtgatttctttgatttctctAATGAGCATCCTTCCACTTTGGAATGGGTCACCAAATTTCTTGAGTTTGGTGACACTTGA